The proteins below are encoded in one region of Eulemur rufifrons isolate Redbay chromosome 2, OSU_ERuf_1, whole genome shotgun sequence:
- the CTSG gene encoding cathepsin G produces MQPLLLLLAFLLSPVAEAGEIIGGQEARPHSHPYMVFLDIHYARNRSICGGFLVREDFVLTAAHCWGSTIVAILGAHNIQRQERTQQRIPVLRAIRHPQYSEQRFQNDIMLLKLRNRTRRNQFVGPVALPQPQQRLRPGALCTVAGWGQVSLNRGTNTLQEVQLRVQQDQQCSQLFQFYTSQTQICVGDPRERKSAFSGDSGGPLVCNNVAHGIVSYGKLSGTPPGVFTRISSFLPWIRRTMRRFK; encoded by the exons ATGCAGCCACTCCTGCTCCTGTTGGCCTTTCTCCTATCCCCTGTGGCTGAGGCAG GGGAGATCATCGGAGGCCAGGAGGCCaggccccactcccacccctacATGGTGTTTCTTGACATCCACTATGCCAGAAATAGAAGCATTTGTGGGGGGTTCCTGGTGCGAGAAGACTTTGTGTTGACGGCAGCTCACTGCTGGGGAAG CACAATAGTCGCCATCCTGGGGGCCCACAACATCCAGAGGCAGGAGAGGACCCAGCAACGCATCCCTGTGCTCAGAGCCATACGCCACCCTCAATACAGTGAGCAGAGATTCCAGAATGACATCATGCTACTGAAG CTGAGGAATAGAACCAGACGGAATCAATTCGTGGGCCCAGTGGCTCTACCTCAGCCCCAGCAGAGACTGAGGCCTGGGGCACTGTGCACAGTGGCCGGCTGGGGCCAGGTCAGCCTGAACAGGGGAACAAACACACTCCAAGAGGTGCAGCTGAGAGTGCAGCAGGATCAGCAGTGCAGCCAGCTCTTCCAGTTCTACACCAGCCAAACGCAGATTTGTGTGGGGGACCCGAGAGAGAGGAAGTCCGCCTTCAGC GGTGACTCAGGAGGCCCCCTGGTGTGTAACAATGTGGCCCATGGCATCGTCTCCTACGGAAAATTGTCGGGGACCCCTCCAGGAGTCTTCACCAGGATCTCAAGCTTCCTGCCCTGGATAAGGAGAACAATGAGACGCTTCAAATAG